A genomic stretch from Setaria viridis chromosome 1, Setaria_viridis_v4.0, whole genome shotgun sequence includes:
- the LOC117845906 gene encoding zealexin A1 synthase gives MEQLTYYLHLFWVLLLPLLLLKLKRRDGDNGLRLPPGPWRLPVIGSLHHLLHSPLPHRSMADIARRLDDAPLVYLKLGEVPVVVASSPDAAREIMKTHDVNFATRPWTPTMKVFVVDGEGLVFARYGALWRQLRKISILELLSARRVQSFRGVREEEVRRLVATAAAAGEAAVNVSERIAVVITDTAVRSMIGDRFERREEFLENLAESIKISSGFNLCDLFPSSRLARLVGGSERRAAANHRKNTELMDYAIKQHEQRRATMAASADGTVEGEDLVDVLLRVQKEGGLEVPLTMGMIKAVILDLFGAGSETSANTLQWAMSELVRNPKVMQKAQAEVREKLQGKPTVSEDDLADLRYIKLIIKETLRLHPVVPLLLPRECRESCKVMGYDVPKGTTVFVNVWAINRDPKYWDNPMTFRPERFEAGTVDFKGTDFEYTPFGAGRRMCPGMAFAQASMELVLAALLYHFDWELPGEMLPSELDMAEEMGITVRRKHDLYLRPIVRVPPHVAP, from the exons ATGGAGCAGCTCACGTACTACCTGCACCTCTTctgggtcctcctcctccctctcttgcttctcaagctcaagaggcgcgACGGCGACAACGGCCTGAGGCTGCCGCCGGGCCCGTGGCGGCTGCCGGTCATCGGCAGCCTCCACCACCTGCTCCACAGCCCGCTTCCCCACCGCTCCATGGCCGACATCGCGCGCCGGCTCGACGACGCGCCCCTCGTCTACCTCAAGCTCGGGGAGGTCCCCGTCGTCGTGGCGTCGTCCCCGGACGCCGCCCGCGAGATCATGAAGACGCACGACGTCAACTTCGCCACGCGCCCATGGACCCCGACGATGAAGGTCTTCGTCGTCGACGGGGAGGGGCTCGTGTTCGCGCGCTACGGCGCGCTGTGGCGGCAGCTCCGCAAGATCAGCATCCTCGAGCTCCTCAGCGCCCGCCGCGTCCAGTCGTTCCGCGGcgtccgggaggaggaggtccgccgcctcgtcgccaccgccgcagccgccggcgaggccgccgtGAACGTCAGCGAGCGGATCGCCGTGGTCATAACGGACACGGCCGTGCGCTCCATGATCGGCGACAGGTTCGAGAGGCGGGAGGAGTTCCTGGAGAACCTCGCGGAGTCGATAAAGATCAGCTCCGGGTTCAACCTCTGCGACCTGTTCCCGTCCTCGAGGCTCGCgaggctcgtcggcggctcggaacgccgggcggcggcgaacCACCGCAAGAACACTGAGCTCATGGACTACGCCATCAAGCAGCACGAGCAGCGGAGGGCGACCATGGCCGCGTCTGCGGACGGCACCGTGGAAGGGGAGGACCTGGTGGACGTGCTCCTGAGGGTTCAGAAGGAAGGTGGACTCGAGGTGCCGCTCACCATGGGAATGATCAAGGCCGTCATCCTT GATCTTTTCGGTGCTGGGAGCGAGACATCGGCAAATACGCTCCAATGGGCCATGTCGGAGCTCGTCAGAAACCCAAAGGTGATGCAGAAGGCACAAGCCGAGGTACGCGAGAAGCTTCAAGGGAAGCCAACGGTGAGCGAAGATGACTTGGCCGACTTGAGGTAcatcaagctcatcatcaaggaGACCCTAAGGCTGCATCCGGTGGTGCCATTGCTTCTCCCAAGGGAGTGCCGCGAGTCATGCAAGGTCATGGGGTACGATGTCCCCAAGGGAACCACCGTGTTCGTGAACGTTTGGGCGATCAACAGAGACCCCAAATACTGGGACAATCCTATGACGTTCAGACCGGAACGATTTGAGGCTGGTACAGTTGATTTTAAGGGTACAGACTTTGAGTACACGCCATTTGGGGCAGGACGGAGGATGTGCCCCGGCATGGCGTTTGCACAGGCAAGCATGGAGCTTGTGCTCGCCGCACTCTTGTACCATTTCGACTGGGAGCTGCCGGGTGAGATGCTGCCGAGCGAGTTGGACATGGCGGAGGAGATGGGCATCACCGTCCGAAGGAAGCACGACCTTTACCTGCGTCCAATTGTCCGTGTGCCACCACATGTGGCACCATAG